TATGACGGGGGCGGAGTCGTTGAGGTGGTAGCTCAGGACGGCATCGATCTCGCGGGGTTCGATTCCGGCGTCGGCGCAGGCGAGCCTGGCCGCCTCGACCGCCAGCTCCAGTTCGGTCCGGCCGGAGTTCCTGGTGAGGGCCGTCATCCCCACTCCTGCGATGGTGCCGCGCATGTCCCTCCTGATCCGCCGACCGCCCCCTGGCTGGACCTCCCAGGGAAGAGCAGCCGTCGCGACCTTCCCCGTGCCCGCCGTCCTCGCCCGCAGGATGCCACCCGTCGTGACCGTCTCGCCGGCGGTGCTCGCCGTTCTCACCTGCAGGGCGCCGCCGCCCTCGACTCCTGACCTCGGTTAGCCACCCGGCGGTCACGCTAGTGCGACCCAGTGATTTAGGCAAGCGCTTGCTAGGGACTGTCTCCCGGTGCTTACCATGCGGGCATGACCGAGCAGGCACGCCCGGAGTCGACAACGACCCGACCGTCCTCGCGCACGCCCGCGCCCTGCTGGCCACGACGCCCGGCGCCACCGTGCTGGAGGGCGACCTGCACGACCCTGCCGCGATCCTCGACCGGGCGCCGCTGGACTTCTCACGTCCGGTAGCGATCCTCCTCGTCGCGGTGCTGCACTTCCTGCCCGACGACGACGAGACCTACGGCGTCGTCGCCACGCTCCGGAGGAGCATGGCGCGAGGCAGCCACCTGGTCGTCTCGCACATCTACGCCGGCGACCACACCGAGGAGACCGTCAGGGAGGGCGCGGCCGTCTACTCCAGGACGGCCACCGGCTCGCTGACCGGCCGCGACCCGCCCCGGATCGCCCGCTACTTCGAGGGCATGGAGCTGCTGGAACCGGGGATCGCGCCCGTGGACGCCTGGCGTCCGGCCGAGCCCGTCGAGCCGGAGCTGGTCAAGCCAGGCATCCTCGGTGCGGTGGGCGTCGTTAGGTAGTAGTACTATCCATCTATGCGCATGTCCCAGCTGAGTGCCGAGTCCGGCATCTCCATCGCCACCATCAAGTACTACCTGCGCGAGGGCCTACTCCATCAGGGCGAGCAGGTGGCGGCCACGCGCGCCGAGTACGACGAGTCGCATCTGCGCAGGCTGCGGCTGATCAGGGCGCTGCTGGAGGTCGGCCGCCTGCCGATCACCTCGATCAAGAAGGTGATCGAGGCGGTCGACGACGAGAACATGCCCGTGCACGACATGCTCGGGACCGCCCACTACGCGCTCAGCCCCGCCGTCGAGGCGGGGGACGGCGAAGAGTGGACGGCCGCCCGCGAGCAGGTCGACCACCTGCTCGCCGAGCTCGGCTGGCAGGTGTCCAGGAACGCCCCGCCCCGCGAGGAGCTCGCCCAGACCCTCGTCAAGATCCGCCAGCTCGGCCTGAACGCCGACCTGACCCCGTACGCCCGCGCCGCCCACCAGCTCGTCACCGAGATCGAACTGGACACCGTCCCGCTGGACGGCCCGCGCGACGCGGCCGTGGAGGCCCTGGTCCTCGGCACGGTGCTGTACGGCAAAGCCTTCGACGCGCTGCGCCGCCTGGCCCAGGAGTCGGAGTCGGCCCGCCGGCTGAAGGTCAGTCCCCCAGCACAAGAGGGCGCTTGAGCAGCCAGAGCGCCGCCCGCTTGAGCAGCGTGTGGTGCACCTCGTTGTCGTAGGAGCGCACGTCGTGCCCGAGGGCGTCGTAGACGAGGCGGCCACGACGTACCGGACGGGCCCAGACCAGCGGCTGCCCCAGCGACGAGGCCAGCGGCTGGACGTCCGGCAGTACGTCGAGGTCGCTGTAGACCTCGTCCACGAGGTCGAAGTCGCGCAGCCCCTCGACGATCGGGTGGCCGCCGAGGACGCGGACGCTCGTCCAGCCCAGCGGGGGATGGTGTGATTTGCCCCAGTTCCAGCAGGCGCCGAGCACGCGCGGCCAGCCCTGCCAGTCGTCGAAGCAGATCGAGGCGGCGTGCATGCACAGCAGCCCGCCGCCCTTGTCGAGGTGGTCGAGCAACGTGGTGCGGGCCTGGGCCGGCAGCATGAAGCCCTTCGCCTGCCAGCGCAGCGCGTTGACGGTGATGAGCTGGTACTCCGACGGCTCGCTGAGCGCTCCCGTGATGTCCTCGGTGATCTCGGACTCCACGCCGACGTCGGCCAGCACCTGCGCGAGGGCCGCCGACGTGGCGTCGAAGTCGTGGAACAGGCCTCCTGAAAGGATCAGATTTCTCGCCACGTCCCAACCACATCACGGATGACCCTGAGAAATCCATGGGCGTTCGCTGACCCGGTCGCGGGAAGCACTCCGCGCATGACATCGCTCAAGATCGTTGCCCTGGTGGCCGCCGCCCTCCTCTCCACGTCCGCAGCCTCGTGCCCGAGCACCTCCCTGCGGGTCGAGGTCACGGTGGCGGAGGGCGTCCCCGCCACGGCGGAGCTGAGGTGCGGACCGGCGGGCGGCACGCATCCGAGTGCGGTGGCCGCCTGCGCGCTGCTGGACACCGTGAACGGCGACCTGTCGCGCCACCCCGGCGAGCGCGGCATCTGCACCAGGGAATACCGCCCGCACACCGTCAGGCTGAGCGGGACCTGGGACGGCAGGACCGTCTCCTACGTGCGGACCTACGGCAACCGCTGCATGATGCTCCTGGCCACGGGGGCGGTCTTCGCCTTGTGAGCCGCGGCTGCGCGGGACCGACAACAGCCGCGCCAGGCTCATGCTCAACTGGCGCCCCCGGCACCCTTCCTTCCTCGATGACCAGGAATGATGCAGTCGTGGAATTCGAGACGTATCGCCCCATGCTGCTCGGGCTGGCCTACCGGCTGCTCGGCAGCATGTGGGATGCCGAGGACGTGGTCCAGGAGGCCTGGCTGCGCTGGAGCGACACCGACCAGGCGGCGGTGAAGGAGCCCAGGGCCTTCCTCGTCACCATCGTGTCGCGGCTGGCGCTCGACCAGCTGCGGTCGGCGAGGGTCAGGCGCGAGGCCTACACGGGTCCGTGGCTGCCCGAGCCGGTCCCGACCTCGCAGATCGGGCCGCTCGACACCGCCGAGCTGCGCGACACCCTCTCCTACGCCACCCTGCACCTGATGGAACGGCTCTCGCCACCCGAGCGGGCGGTGTTCGTGCTGCGCGAGGCGTTCGACCTGCCGTACGACGAGATCGCCGCGATCGTGGACGCGAGCGTCGCGAACTGCCGCCAGATGCACCACAGAGCGTCGGTACGGCTGGCCGAGGGCAGGGATCGCTTCCAGCCCAACCCCGAGGAGCACGCCAGGCTGCTGCTGCGCTTCCTCGACGCCGCGCAGGGCGGCGACCTGTCGGCGCTGACCTCGATGCTCAGCGACGACGTGGTGGCGTGGACCGACGGCGGGGGCAAGGCCAGGGCGGCGCTGCACCCGATCGAGGGCCGCGAGAAGGTGGTCGCCTTCATCACCGGGCTCACCAGGCGCTACGCCATCGAGGAGGTACGGGTCCTCGACGTCAACGGCGCGCCCGCGCTGTGGTTCCGGTCGGGCGGCGAGCCGCAGATCGCCGCGGTGGACCTCCGTGACGGCCTGATCCGCGGCGTCTACGCCATTCGCAACCCGGACAAGCTGAGGTGTGGTTTTCCCCAGGAGGGATGAGCGGCGAACCTCATTACCCCCGCACCCGTCCCCTCCGTAGCGTCTTGCGCATGATCTCTTTCATGAACGTGCTGGTGGCGGCCGCTGTGGCGGTGCCCGGAGCGCAGGTGCAGGAACAGCTGGAGGCGCTGCCCAAGACGGCCGCGATCGTCAGGTTGAGCGACGCCGACTCCTCGTGGCAGAGGGCGGCAGGCGTGCGGGACCTCAGGTCGGGACGGCCCGCCGTACCCGAGGGGCATTTCCGGATCGGCAGCGTCACCAAGACGTTCGTGGCGACGGTCGTGCTGCAGCTGGTCGACGAGGGCAAGGTGAAGCTGGACGAGCCCGTCGAGAGCTACCTGCCCGGCGTCGTCCCCGGCGGCGAGAAGATCACCGTGCGGCAGATCCTCGACCACAGCAGCCACCTCCACGACTACATGAGCGAGCCCGGCTACTCCACCAACCGGTGGCGGGGCAAGGAGCGCTTCCGCCACTACTCCCCCGCCGCGCTGCTGAAGGTGGCCTTCGCCAAGAAGCTGCCGGCGGACGGCCGCTGGCACTACTCCAACACCAACTACGTGGTGGCGGGGCTGCTGGTGGAGAAGGTGACGGGCCGGCCGTACGGGCAGGAGGTCGAGCGCAGGATCCTGCGGCCCCTCGGGATGCGGCGGACCAGCGTGCCGGGCGACCGGCCGGGGCTGCCCGCGCCGCACGCCCGCGGCTACGAGCCCCTGCCCGGCGGTGAGCTGGTCGACGCCACGCTGATGAACCCCTCGCTCGACTGGGCGGCGGGCGAGATGATCTCCACGACACGCGACCTCGACGTCTTCTTCGACGCGCTGCTCACCGGCAAGCTGACCAGCGCCGCCTCGCTCAAGGAGATGCGGACCACGGTCAGGACGGGCGTGGGCTTCGAGTACGGCCTCGGCCTGCAGGCCTACCCGACGCCCTGCGGGACGAAGGTCTGGGGGCACAGCGGCGAGCTGATCGGCTACCTGACCTTCGCCTTCCGCTCCGACGACGGACGCTCGCTCACGCTGTCGATCAACCCCTCGGCCACGAACCCGTCCACCGAACAGATCATGGGCATCGCGGCGGCGCAGTTCTGCGATCGGTAGTCTCGCTCTTATGGATCTCGGCATCTCGGGCAAGGTCGCACTCGTCACGGGGGGCAGCGCCGGCATCGGCCTCGCCGCCGCGAAGTCCCTGGCACAGGAGGGCTGCCACGTGTGCGTCGCCGCGCGCAGCCCCGAACGGCTGGCGGACGCGGTGGTGCAACTCCAGGAGTACGGCAGCGTCGTGCACGCCGTACTCGCCGACGTGGAGGACCCCGCTGCCGCCGAGCGGGTGGTCGCGGAGACGCGCGAGGTGCTCGGACCCGTCGACATCCTGGTCGCCAACGCGGGCGGGCCGCCCGCGGGCACGTTCGTCGAGGTGAGCCTGGCCGACTGGGAGGTGGCGGTCCAGCGCAACCTGCTCGGCATGGTCCGGCTGATGCGGGCCGTGCTGCCCGACATGCGCGCGCGGGGGTGGGGCCGCATCGTCACCATCACCAGCAGGTCGGTGCGGGAGGTGCTCGACGGGCTGGCCCTGTCCAACGCCACCCGTACGGCTGTCGCCGGCGTCGTCCGCACCCTGGCCAGGGAGGTTGGCGGCGACGGGATCCTGGTGAACAACGTGCTGCCGGGCCCCATCGACACCGAGCGGCTGCGGTCACTCGGGTACGTGGGCAGCACGCCGATCGGGCGGATCGGGCGGCCCGAGGAGGTCGGCGACGTGGTGGCGTTCCTGGCCAGCGAGCGCGCCTCGTTCGTCAACGGCGTGTCCCTGCTGGTCGACGGCGGGGAGAGCAGGATCGTGGCCTGAGCCCCCGCGCGCTGTCCACGAGAACCGCAACCCATGACATCCTTCCTGTAACAGCGAAAAGGGGAGGACGGGGGCATGGACAAGCCGGTCATCGTGACGGTTGACGACGACCCGGGCGTGTCGAGGGCGGTCGCCCGCGACCTTCGGAAGAGATACGGCCAGCAGTACCGCATCGTCCGAGCGGAGACCGCCGAGCAGGGCATCGACGCGGTGCGCGAGATGCGCCTGCGCGGCGACGAGGTGGCGGTCATCCTGGCCGACTACCGGATGCCGCAGATGAACGGCGTGCAGTTCCTCGAAGCGGCGATGGACATGTACCCGTTCGCGCGCAGGGTGCTGCTCACCGCGTACGCCGACACCGACGCCGCCATCCAGGCGATCAACGTCGTCGACCTCGACCACTACCTGCTCAAGCCGTGGGACCCGCCGGACGAGAAGTTCTATCCGGTGATCGACGGCCAGCTCGACGCGTGGCTGCGTACCGACAGGCAGGTCAGGCCCGAGCTGCAGGTGGTCGGCGACCGGTGGTCCGCGCAGTCCTACCGGGTGCGCGACTTCCTGGCCCGCAACCACGTCCCCTACCAGTGGATGCTGGCCGAGGACCCCGAGGGCAAGCAGCTCGTCGCGGCGGTGGGCTCCGACTGCCACCTCCCTCTCGTGATCACCTCCGAGGGCGAGCAGCTCCAGGCGCCCGACCAGTCGACGCTCGCCTCGGCCGTGGGCCTGTCCACCACGCCCTCGACCGACTTCTACGACCTCATCGTGGTCGGCGGCGGGCCCGCCGGGCTTGGCGCGGCCGTCTACGGCGCCTCCGAGGGACTGCGCACGGTCCTCGTCGAGGCGCACGCCTCGGGCGGCCAGGCGGGACAGAGCTCGCGCATCGAGAACTACCTCGGCTTCCCCGACGGCGTCTCCGGCGCGCAGCTGGCCGACCGGGCGCGTAGGCAGGCGCTGAAGTTCGGCGCCGAGCTGCTCAGCGCGCGCAAGGTGATGAGCCTGGAGGCCAAGGGCCAGGCCAGGGTCGTCGGCTTCAGGGACGGCGGGGAGATCGCCGCGCACGCCGTCATCCTCGCCACCGGCGTCACCTACCGCAGACTCGAGGCTCCCGGCCTCGACGACTTCGTCGGCAGGGGCGTCTTCTACGGCGCCGCGCTCACCGAGGCGCCCTCCTGCAGGGACAGCGAGGTGTTCATCGTCGGCGCGGCCAACTCGGCCGGGCAGGCGGCCGTCTACCTGGCGGGATTCGCGAGCAAGGTCCACTTGTTGGTGAGGGGTGATGGTTTGGAGAAGTCCATGTCCTACTACCTCATCGAGCAGATCGCGGCGATCCCCAACATCGAGGTCCACTACGAGACCCAGGTGGCCGGCGGCGCGGGAGACGACCACCTCGAACAGCTGACGCTGGACACCAGGGGCACGTCCTGGACGACCGACGCCTCGTGGCTGTTCGTCTTCATCGGCGCCGAGCCCTACACCTCCTGGCTGGGCGATGACGTGGAGCGCGACGCCAAGGGCTTCGTGCTCACCGGGCCCGACCTGGTGGCGCATGGCGAGCGGCCGCGCAACTGGCCGCTGCGGCGGCAGCCGTACTTCCTGGAGACGAACATCCCCGGCGTGTTCGCCGCCGGCGACGTGCGCGCCGACTCGATCAAGAGGGTCGCCTCCGCCGTCGGCGAGGGCGCCATGGCCGTGGCTCTGGTGCACCGCTACCTGGAGAAGCAATGATCGACATAGACGAATTGCGCAAGCTCTTCCTCTTCGAGCGGCTGACCGACGAGCAGCTGACTCTGCTGGCCACCAAGGGCGAGGTCCGCAGCTACGCGCGCGACGAGTTCGTCCTGCGCCAGGGCGAGCCGTCCGAGCACTTCTTCGTCCTCATCGAGGGCGAGGTCCAGATGCTGACCGACACCAGCGCGGGTCCCGTCTCCCAGCCGCGCACCGCGCAGCCCGGCGTCTACGCGGGCGCCGTCCAGGCCTACCTGGGCAACCGCGCGCCCGACGTCTACCAGCACTCGCTGCGCGCCACCGCGCCGTCCCGCATGTTCGTGCTGCCCGCCAAGAAGTTCGGCTACATCGTCACCGAGTGGTTCCCGATGGCCTTCCACCTGCTGGAGGGCATGACGTACGGCGGGCGCGCGGCGCGCGAGATCATCGACAGGCGGCAGCGGCTGACCGCGCTCGGCACGATCACCGCGGGGCTCACGCACGAGCTGAACAACCCCGCGGCGGCCGCCGTACGGGCGGTGAGCGAGCTCCGCACGCTCATCAGGGCCTCGCGCATCCAGCTGGCCGGGCTGGCGGCCGACGGGATAGCGCCACAGAAGCTGTTGCACCTCATCGAGATGGCCGACGCCTGCGCGCAGGCCGTCGGCACGCTGCCGCCCCGCAGCCCGATGGAGATCTCCGACGCCGAGGACACCATCGGCGACGCGCTGGAGGAGCTCGGCGTCGAGGACGCGTGGGAGCTGGCGCCTTCGCTGGTGAACGCCGGGTTCACGCTCGACACCCTGGCCAAGATCCGCACCAAGGTGGGCGACGAGCACGCGGGAGCCGCGCTGCGCTGGCTGTCGGAGGCCACCGAGATCTCCCAGATGCTGGGCGAGGTCACCGAGGCCACCGAGCGGATCACGTCGCTGCTCGCCTCCGCCAAGCAGTACTCCCAGATGGACCGGGCGCCGTTCAGTGTGATCGACGTGCACGAACTGCTGGACAGCACGCTGGCCATCTTCCGGGGCAAGATCCCGCCGGGGATCTCCGTGGTCACCGACTACGACAGGTCGCTGCCCGCGATCCCGGCGTACGGCGGCGAGCTGAACCAGGTGTGGACGAACCTGATCCACAACGCGCTCGACGCGATGGGCGAGGAGGGCACCCTCACCATCAGGACGGCGCACGACGAGGACGAGGCGATCATCGAGATCGGCGACACGGGGCCGGGGGTGGCGGACGAGATCAAGGAACGCATCTTCGAGCCGTTCTTCACTACCAAGAACGTGGGGAAGGGGACGGGACTCGGGCTGGACATCTCGTACCGGATCGTGGCGGGGCGGCATGGTGGTGAGCTGAAGGTACGGTCCGTGCCGGGTGACACGTGGTTCGAGGTCCGCCTCCCCCTCCGCGAAACCCCCGGCCCTTCCTGACGACGACCCGCCGTCGGCTGCCTCGACTTCTGCTGTGCGAGGTTCCGTGGAGAGTGCCGGCACTCTCCACGGAAGACCTGACCTCCTCGTGAGGAGCCGCCACCCACCCCGCGGGGAGGGTCGCCACACCCGGCGGGAAGCGTCGCCACACCCGGCTGGGAGCATCGCGACACCCGGCGGGGAGCATCGCCACGCCCCACGGGGAGCATCGCCACCCCGCAAAGACCGCGCTCCACCTTCGAGAACCCCCGACCAGCTCTCCCGCAGGACCCTCGACCCATCTCCCGCAGGACCCTCGACCCATCTCCCGAGACCATGGTCAGGCGATGAGCGCCGGTGCCAGCGCGCGCACGAGGTCAGCAGCGAACCGGTCGGCGTCGTCGGGCAGTTCCACCAGGTGCTCAAAGAACGCCCGCTGAAAACACGCCCCCAACAGCAACGCCGCCGCCGCGTCCGGATCGGCCCCGGCCAGGACCCGACCGCGCCGCTGCTCGGCCCGCAGGAATCTCGCCAGCGCCAGCACCGCCTGATGCGGCCCCGACTTGGTGATCGCGAACGAAGTCCGCATCACGTCGAGCAGCATGGGGTCCCCGAACATCCCTCCCGCCAGCGGCAGCACGTCCTTGTACAGCCGGACCGCGGCCAGCGCGTACTCGGTGAGATTCGCCTCGAGCGAGCCCTTCCCCACGTTGGCGTGCAGCCTCGCGGACGCCTCCTTCAGCACCGGGAGCCGCTCCCTGAACACCGCGTTGAACAGCATCTCCTTGCTGGAGAAGTGCTTGTAGAGCAACGCCTCGGAGCAGTCGGCGGCTCTCGCGATCTCCTTGGTCGTCGCCCTGGCCACCCCGAGGTCGCGCATCGCTCGGGTGGCCGCGTCGAGAATCCGTTCCCGCGTGTCCATAAGAGGCCCCCTTGACGAGTGAGTGAGTGCTTACCCATCATAGGGTGAGTAAGCACTCACCCACCCCTGAAAGGCCCGACTCGACCGAACCCCCACCACCAACACCAACCGGCCACCCAGGGATCGGACTTGATCGCACGCAAACCCGCCCACGGGATCCGACTTGATCGCACGCAAACCCACCCACGGGATCCGACTTGATCGCACGCAAGTCCGGCCGGAGCACTGACCCGACGACCGCAACCCAGCCGCACACCCAGGGCTCGAGCGTCACCTGCGAACGCCCACCCCAGAGCGTTCGGGCTCGACCGAAGCCCCCCATGCAAGCCGCAGCAGCGAAAGGAGCCCTCATGCGCTTCACCGTCTTCGGTGCCACCGGTGGAACCGGTGTGCACTTCGTCCGGCAGGCGCTGGATGCCGACCACGACGTGGACGCGGTCGTCAGAAGACCGGACGCGGTATCCGATCGGCATCCGGGGCTGGTCGTCTACGAGGGTGACGTCATGCGTCCCGACACCCTCAAAGAGCCGATCAACGGCACCGACGCCGTCGTCTTCC
This window of the Nonomuraea africana genome carries:
- a CDS encoding SAM-dependent methyltransferase, producing MLGTVSRCLPCGHDRAGTPGVDNDPTVLAHARALLATTPGATVLEGDLHDPAAILDRAPLDFSRPVAILLVAVLHFLPDDDETYGVVATLRRSMARGSHLVVSHIYAGDHTEETVREGAAVYSRTATGSLTGRDPPRIARYFEGMELLEPGIAPVDAWRPAEPVEPELVKPGILGAVGVVR
- a CDS encoding MerR family transcriptional regulator, whose protein sequence is MRMSQLSAESGISIATIKYYLREGLLHQGEQVAATRAEYDESHLRRLRLIRALLEVGRLPITSIKKVIEAVDDENMPVHDMLGTAHYALSPAVEAGDGEEWTAAREQVDHLLAELGWQVSRNAPPREELAQTLVKIRQLGLNADLTPYARAAHQLVTEIELDTVPLDGPRDAAVEALVLGTVLYGKAFDALRRLAQESESARRLKVSPPAQEGA
- a CDS encoding ThuA domain-containing protein, producing the protein MARNLILSGGLFHDFDATSAALAQVLADVGVESEITEDITGALSEPSEYQLITVNALRWQAKGFMLPAQARTTLLDHLDKGGGLLCMHAASICFDDWQGWPRVLGACWNWGKSHHPPLGWTSVRVLGGHPIVEGLRDFDLVDEVYSDLDVLPDVQPLASSLGQPLVWARPVRRGRLVYDALGHDVRSYDNEVHHTLLKRAALWLLKRPLVLGD
- a CDS encoding SSI family serine proteinase inhibitor, encoding MTSLKIVALVAAALLSTSAASCPSTSLRVEVTVAEGVPATAELRCGPAGGTHPSAVAACALLDTVNGDLSRHPGERGICTREYRPHTVRLSGTWDGRTVSYVRTYGNRCMMLLATGAVFAL
- a CDS encoding RNA polymerase sigma-70 factor is translated as MTRNDAVVEFETYRPMLLGLAYRLLGSMWDAEDVVQEAWLRWSDTDQAAVKEPRAFLVTIVSRLALDQLRSARVRREAYTGPWLPEPVPTSQIGPLDTAELRDTLSYATLHLMERLSPPERAVFVLREAFDLPYDEIAAIVDASVANCRQMHHRASVRLAEGRDRFQPNPEEHARLLLRFLDAAQGGDLSALTSMLSDDVVAWTDGGGKARAALHPIEGREKVVAFITGLTRRYAIEEVRVLDVNGAPALWFRSGGEPQIAAVDLRDGLIRGVYAIRNPDKLRCGFPQEG
- a CDS encoding serine hydrolase domain-containing protein, encoding MISFMNVLVAAAVAVPGAQVQEQLEALPKTAAIVRLSDADSSWQRAAGVRDLRSGRPAVPEGHFRIGSVTKTFVATVVLQLVDEGKVKLDEPVESYLPGVVPGGEKITVRQILDHSSHLHDYMSEPGYSTNRWRGKERFRHYSPAALLKVAFAKKLPADGRWHYSNTNYVVAGLLVEKVTGRPYGQEVERRILRPLGMRRTSVPGDRPGLPAPHARGYEPLPGGELVDATLMNPSLDWAAGEMISTTRDLDVFFDALLTGKLTSAASLKEMRTTVRTGVGFEYGLGLQAYPTPCGTKVWGHSGELIGYLTFAFRSDDGRSLTLSINPSATNPSTEQIMGIAAAQFCDR
- a CDS encoding SDR family NAD(P)-dependent oxidoreductase, which codes for MDLGISGKVALVTGGSAGIGLAAAKSLAQEGCHVCVAARSPERLADAVVQLQEYGSVVHAVLADVEDPAAAERVVAETREVLGPVDILVANAGGPPAGTFVEVSLADWEVAVQRNLLGMVRLMRAVLPDMRARGWGRIVTITSRSVREVLDGLALSNATRTAVAGVVRTLAREVGGDGILVNNVLPGPIDTERLRSLGYVGSTPIGRIGRPEEVGDVVAFLASERASFVNGVSLLVDGGESRIVA
- a CDS encoding FAD-dependent oxidoreductase; translation: MDKPVIVTVDDDPGVSRAVARDLRKRYGQQYRIVRAETAEQGIDAVREMRLRGDEVAVILADYRMPQMNGVQFLEAAMDMYPFARRVLLTAYADTDAAIQAINVVDLDHYLLKPWDPPDEKFYPVIDGQLDAWLRTDRQVRPELQVVGDRWSAQSYRVRDFLARNHVPYQWMLAEDPEGKQLVAAVGSDCHLPLVITSEGEQLQAPDQSTLASAVGLSTTPSTDFYDLIVVGGGPAGLGAAVYGASEGLRTVLVEAHASGGQAGQSSRIENYLGFPDGVSGAQLADRARRQALKFGAELLSARKVMSLEAKGQARVVGFRDGGEIAAHAVILATGVTYRRLEAPGLDDFVGRGVFYGAALTEAPSCRDSEVFIVGAANSAGQAAVYLAGFASKVHLLVRGDGLEKSMSYYLIEQIAAIPNIEVHYETQVAGGAGDDHLEQLTLDTRGTSWTTDASWLFVFIGAEPYTSWLGDDVERDAKGFVLTGPDLVAHGERPRNWPLRRQPYFLETNIPGVFAAGDVRADSIKRVASAVGEGAMAVALVHRYLEKQ
- a CDS encoding ATP-binding protein yields the protein MIDIDELRKLFLFERLTDEQLTLLATKGEVRSYARDEFVLRQGEPSEHFFVLIEGEVQMLTDTSAGPVSQPRTAQPGVYAGAVQAYLGNRAPDVYQHSLRATAPSRMFVLPAKKFGYIVTEWFPMAFHLLEGMTYGGRAAREIIDRRQRLTALGTITAGLTHELNNPAAAAVRAVSELRTLIRASRIQLAGLAADGIAPQKLLHLIEMADACAQAVGTLPPRSPMEISDAEDTIGDALEELGVEDAWELAPSLVNAGFTLDTLAKIRTKVGDEHAGAALRWLSEATEISQMLGEVTEATERITSLLASAKQYSQMDRAPFSVIDVHELLDSTLAIFRGKIPPGISVVTDYDRSLPAIPAYGGELNQVWTNLIHNALDAMGEEGTLTIRTAHDEDEAIIEIGDTGPGVADEIKERIFEPFFTTKNVGKGTGLGLDISYRIVAGRHGGELKVRSVPGDTWFEVRLPLRETPGPS
- a CDS encoding TetR/AcrR family transcriptional regulator, with translation MDTRERILDAATRAMRDLGVARATTKEIARAADCSEALLYKHFSSKEMLFNAVFRERLPVLKEASARLHANVGKGSLEANLTEYALAAVRLYKDVLPLAGGMFGDPMLLDVMRTSFAITKSGPHQAVLALARFLRAEQRRGRVLAGADPDAAAALLLGACFQRAFFEHLVELPDDADRFAADLVRALAPALIA